From the genome of Malus sylvestris chromosome 13, drMalSylv7.2, whole genome shotgun sequence:
aaacactAGAAAACATAATTTTCCGTTCAGTCGCTCTGCTGTTTAACAAGGAATATCCCTTCCCTTAATGCCTATGACCGGAAGCCTCCTCGCAACTCCTTGCATTTCGAGAGGAGGCTGCTGCACCGACATTATCCTTTTCCTTTCCGACTCCTACCTTCTCAAAGTAAAAACTTCATCCTATTGTCATGCTAGCAGTAACTTCATCCTGCATCATTTGAGGCAGTATGACAGTTCTACACAAGTTTCCCTCCACCCTTAGTGGCTGAGTTTCTGTCCAGCAGAAACTTTGGGAGCATTATATTAATCGGCATAAACCAAGCTACCATATGTCGCCACAAGTACAACTACCATTTACAAATCTATGGTACCTGTTTAAATCCCTCACAATAATCTCCCTCTCCAACACTCTGCAGAAATACTTGAAGGCCTCATGGCAATCCCTGCAGATCCTTAAATTCTTAACAATCCTTAATGGCTTTCCTGGTGGTGCCGCACCACTCACCACTGCAAATGCTACTGCCAACTTCTCACTGTGGTACCAAAGGGATTCCTTTTTCTCCCTTTCCCCGACTTCATGCAACATCTCATCGCAGAATGGCACATATCCTAACTTCTCTATCTCCTTCATCAATTCTACCAATTTAGCACGAATCTCATCCCTTCTCTCATGCCTTCTGTCCCCAGCAAAAAACACATGAACTTTCCCTCGTACCTCGATCCAACTCCTCCCACCTTCCTTCGTTACCCTCCTATCTTTCATCATCTTCCTCACTTCTGCAACTTCATCCCATTTTCCAGCGTTCGATAACACATTTGCAGCAATTACATAAGCTGAATCATCATGTGGGTCAATTTCCAATAACCGTTTAGCCATGGACCTAGCCAAATCAGGCGCTTTATGATACGCTGAACTTGCTAGCAATGATCGCCACACAGCAGCGTCTGGCACAAATGGCATTGTCAGTGCAGCCTTTTCTGCCTCTTCCAGTTGCCCAGCCCGTCCCATTGCACCAACTAAACATGTATGATGCTCAAGCGCTGGTTCCAACCCATAATCTTCCTTCATCCGGTTCAGCCACCTGTGAGTCTCAGAAACCAAACCTGCATTGCAAAATGAAGTTAAGATTGCCAAAAAGCTATATTCATCCGGCGCAAGCCCCTGAGCTTCCATTGCATTGAAAATCTCAAGCGTTGAGTTCCAATCCCCCTGTTGTGCGTATGCCGCCATCAGCACATTCCACCCCACTACGTTCATGCTCGGAAAATTCTCATCAAAAACCTGTCTAGCATCAGATACAAGCCCAGCTTTCCCATACGCATCAACCAAAGCACTCGCCACAATCACATTCCAATCAAGTCCAGTAACAACAGCATAAGCATGTATGATCCTACATTGCTCCAACACAGCAAGCTCCCCTGTAGCACGAAGTGCACCCGAAACACTATACATAGTAGACCTAACATCAGAACATTTCATGTCAGCAAAAGCAGACAGCGCATCAATGGGTTTCGAGTTCTGCGCCAACCCAACCACCACCGCCCCATAACAAACCTCGTCTTTCTGAGGAATTTCATCAAGCACCTTGCGGGCATCAACAGGCAAGCGGCATTTGCAGTAAAAATTAATTAGGGCGGACCCGGAAAAGGGCTGCGCAGAGACGCCGAGCTTCACCGAAAGGGAGTGGAGGGCAAGGCCgaaggagaga
Proteins encoded in this window:
- the LOC126597309 gene encoding putative pentatricopeptide repeat-containing protein At5g52630 — translated: MNQNSIPPPPSQPPSNSDPRIFHARFITTANVDRSVLNNLITLYSKSNLLSYSLRLFHQIPSPNVVSWTAVISAHTNTLFALQHFVSMLRHPTFPNQRTFASLFKTCASLPSLSFGLALHSLSVKLGVSAQPFSGSALINFYCKCRLPVDARKVLDEIPQKDEVCYGAVVVGLAQNSKPIDALSAFADMKCSDVRSTMYSVSGALRATGELAVLEQCRIIHAYAVVTGLDWNVIVASALVDAYGKAGLVSDARQVFDENFPSMNVVGWNVLMAAYAQQGDWNSTLEIFNAMEAQGLAPDEYSFLAILTSFCNAGLVSETHRWLNRMKEDYGLEPALEHHTCLVGAMGRAGQLEEAEKAALTMPFVPDAAVWRSLLASSAYHKAPDLARSMAKRLLEIDPHDDSAYVIAANVLSNAGKWDEVAEVRKMMKDRRVTKEGGRSWIEVRGKVHVFFAGDRRHERRDEIRAKLVELMKEIEKLGYVPFCDEMLHEVGEREKKESLWYHSEKLAVAFAVVSGAAPPGKPLRIVKNLRICRDCHEAFKYFCRVLEREIIVRDLNRYHRFVNGSCTCGDIW